The genomic interval CGAAAAAGTACCTGCATAATCATCTCCTCAAAACAACTACAGAAGATATTAGTACCACTAATAATAGACTGTTTTACGACCGTTACATCACTGTCTCGTAGAAATGTTAATAATGAAGATATCAGTGAAGGAGAATGTTCAACTGCTCTAAAACCAATATCCTCAATTATCctgaaaaaatacaataaaaaaaaaaaattagaaattttggTGTCAAtgaaacaaaatgaaataagaaGAAAACAAGAAAGTAGAATTGAGAAGTTTACTGTATGAGCAATTTGCGAACGAGGGATTCGGGAGAAGACTGAAGTTCAAGGAGATAAGGATAGAGGTCAGCGGCGAGAGAAGGGTGGAGAGATAGAAGAAGGTGTTTGGCTTGTTTTAAGGAAGTGGTTTTGACGGAGATGTCGCCGTGGTTGTTGGCAGCGGCGAGGAGAGAGAGAACTTGGTCCTTGGTGGGAGGTGGTGCGGCCATGAGTGTTAGGGTTTTGAAAGAACGGGTGatgagagaaaaagaagaaggttTTATTATTACTGTAAATTAGAATAGAATGTTAAGGGATTGGGAGGaagaggatgaagaagaagggTTAAATtggaaaatgaaattgaaataatgaACCGGCGGGGTGATTCTTAATCTTAATCACATATAAGTCCCGCCTGGGCTCGAAGTTGGGAGGATGCGGTATTCGCATTCAGATTGCGGGTGGGACTGGCAAATTTATCtacttattttcttaattttttgtcATAATAAATCATCATTAATTTCTATGCACACTCTTTTCTtattgtcaaattttaaataacttcaaaataataataactacaCATGTTTGTTTTTAAAGTATCATTTTCTCTCCTATCTAGTTTTTATGGTAATTATAGAAATAAAACTATTAATAGTCTTGGGATATTGGGATATGTGTGATATATTGGTGTGagatataatatgatattttgtattttcgaaAATCCAACCAATAATATGATAAGTTAaccataattttattatattttatctttttcgttgaaattttaaatatgagctAAACAagatatgataaaaatattaatttaattaattatctttataaaaatataatttaaaatattaaattaaaatataataaaatataaatataaaaaattcataaaatataaatacaaccaaatataagtataaaaataattaatataatttgatatttaacttaaaaataaaatattaataattagtttaaaaaaatgtttatgattttCTAACAGgggtaattttttatttttatataatttcataaattagtatttcaaattataaaaatatggaaattaattaaaaatttaaaatagatataatttgtttacaagggtaatttatatttaatgtatatcatatctttatttacattctaacaaataaaattaaattatttggttgctcattgtttttataaaaaaataaataaattatttatttagtagtgtcaattgataattgtaaatataaaattatttcattacatatttaatttttttattaatttataatatttaaactgTAATaggttaatttaaaaaaaaattaatatgtaattattcacaattataattttgttatttaaatataatatatattatatcatgttgttattttgtttgattgttACTTGTATATCAAACACAAGATACGATGatattgttattaatatattttatctttattcaaCTTCATATGATATTGTTTATATGTGAAT from Cicer arietinum cultivar CDC Frontier isolate Library 1 chromosome 5, Cicar.CDCFrontier_v2.0, whole genome shotgun sequence carries:
- the LOC101491573 gene encoding uncharacterized protein isoform X6, translating into MAAPPPTKDQVLSLLAAANNHGDISVKTTSLKQAKHLLLSLHPSLAADLYPYLLELQSSPESLVRKLLIQIIEDIGFRAVEHSPSLISSLLTFLRDSDVTVVKQSIISGTNIFCSCFEEMIMQFQQCGKVERWLEDIWMGMLKFKEAVFEIAMEGGSSGIKLLALKFLEVFVLLFTSDIHDPEKSSNEGVSQAVNISWLVGCHPVLDPMVLTTEANRTISILLKLLQSAGSLPGCLTITVVNW